The genomic stretch ACACTTGAGAACTCAGATGTATTCGTACAAGATGGGATAATCAAGAAAGTAGGCCAAAATCTAACAGCACCCAACGGAATAACTACTATTGATGCTTCAGGCAAATACCTGATGCCAGGCATTATTGATGCACACTCTCATCTAGGCCTGGATGTAGTCAATGAAGCTACAGCTCCGATCGTATCTGAAGTGAGGATGAAAGATGTAGTAAATCCCTATGAAGTGGGACTCTATAGAGCACTGGCTGGTGGAGTGACCATATCCCATGCCATGCATGGTTCAGCCAATGTGGTCGGTGGGCAAAATGCAACACTAAAACATAGATGGGGATCCACAGATCCCTCAGACATCATCATGGAAGATGCCCCGCGTACCATCAAATTCGCATTGGGTGAAAATCCAACCAGAGTGCATGGTAGAGGGAATGGTATCCAACCCCGTACTAGAATGGGAGTGGAAGCCATACTCAGAAATGGGTTCAATGAAGCCATTCAGTACAAAAAAGCTTGGGAAAAATACACGAAAGCTTCCTCCCAAAAAGGAAGCACTGCCATACCCCCTGTTCATAACGAACGGCTTCAGATCCTTTCAGACATCATAGATGGTAAGATAATCATCCACTGCCACTCCTACCGGGCAGATGAGATCTATATGTTAATCAATGTGGCCAGGGATTTTGGTATTACCAAGTTGGTGTTTCAGCACACAAATGAGGGATTTAAAGTAGCTCCTGAAATAGCAGAATACACCATGGGAGCCTCAGTATTTGCCGATTGGTGGGCGTATAAATTTGAAGTTTACTATTCCACAGCATACAATGCTGCGATTCTTACAGAGAATGGCGCCATTACCTCTATTAATTCAGATGACGCGGAACTAATACGACACCTCTACCATGAAGCTGCAAAGACACAACGTTACGGTGGAATGACAGATGAGCAGGCTCTGGCTATGATTACTATCAACCCAGCAAAACAACTGGGAATTGATGATAAAGTGGGTTCCATTGAAGAGGGTAAACAGGCTGATTTGGTGGTTTTCGAAGGCCATCCACTTTCATCTTATGCTATTCCTCTGATGACTTTTGTAGATGGTGTAAAGTACTTCGATAGAATAGAAGATGCGGATGACCAGCGGATCAAAGTCAGTCCTACCCAGATGGTAGAAGATGTCATTCTACATACTGACCATGAGGAAAGATGTATGCTAGGGACTGAAGGCCTATTTGCAACAGCCAACTTCCTATTCCATAGACATTCTCATACACACTGATCATCTTAAATCAACGGAGACAAGACAAGCGGCATTAAGATAACCTGTCATGGGATATACCTTTTCGCTGACTTCATGTAACCGATAAAAAACGTACTGGAAATGAAAATTATATACAAAACCTTTATTGCCTTCACTCTAGCCTTTATGCCATTTTTGGTAATGGCACAGATCGATGGAGAAGTGATCAAACCTCGAGCAGGTAAGTTTCTACTACAAAATGCAACAGTGGTAACGATCACCAATGGTATTCTAAACAATACCTCCGTATTGTTGGAAGACGGGAAAATCAAGGAAGTCGGGTCAGATATTTCTGCTGAAGGGG from Algoriphagus sp. NG3 encodes the following:
- a CDS encoding amidohydrolase family protein yields the protein MKKFNYFLAALLGLSIQIASAQVKKGSVLIKNATVLTVTNGTLENSDVFVQDGIIKKVGQNLTAPNGITTIDASGKYLMPGIIDAHSHLGLDVVNEATAPIVSEVRMKDVVNPYEVGLYRALAGGVTISHAMHGSANVVGGQNATLKHRWGSTDPSDIIMEDAPRTIKFALGENPTRVHGRGNGIQPRTRMGVEAILRNGFNEAIQYKKAWEKYTKASSQKGSTAIPPVHNERLQILSDIIDGKIIIHCHSYRADEIYMLINVARDFGITKLVFQHTNEGFKVAPEIAEYTMGASVFADWWAYKFEVYYSTAYNAAILTENGAITSINSDDAELIRHLYHEAAKTQRYGGMTDEQALAMITINPAKQLGIDDKVGSIEEGKQADLVVFEGHPLSSYAIPLMTFVDGVKYFDRIEDADDQRIKVSPTQMVEDVILHTDHEERCMLGTEGLFATANFLFHRHSHTH